The following proteins are encoded in a genomic region of Cydia strobilella chromosome 19, ilCydStro3.1, whole genome shotgun sequence:
- the LOC134749882 gene encoding A-factor type gamma-butyrolactone 1'-reductase (1S-forming)-like, with the protein MSFTGKVVLVTGASSGIGAAAAILFTKEGARVAIVGRNETKLGNVAKQCAEKGETPLVIKANVSNEEEASTIVQQTVDKFGKLDVLINNAGFSKQGTLLDGKILEAYDDVMKTNVRAAIHLTTLATPHLIKTKGNIINTSSIGSLRVPQVTTHVTYSVSKAALDHFTRCAALELAPSGVRVNSVNPGPVRTDILQNSGIQNPDDVWEKLKSGTALNRIGEPEEIAELMLFLASEKARSITGSIYVSDNGFLLKN; encoded by the coding sequence ATGAGTTTCACCGGAAAAGTAGTTCTAGTGACTGGCGCGAGCTCCGGTATCGGTGCAGCTGCCGCCATCTTGTTTACAAAAGAAGGCGCTCGAGTCGCCATCGTCGGTCGAAATGAAACCAAACTCGGCAACGTCGCAAAGCAATGCGCGGAAAAAGGAGAAACACCTCTTGTCATCAAAGCGAATGTATCCAACGAAGAAGAAGCGAGCACTATAGTCCAGCAAACTGTTGATAAGTTTGGAAAATTAGATGTACTCATCAACAACGCTGGCTTTTCCAAACAAGGTACGCTACTCGATGGAAAAATTCTCGAAGCATACGACGACGTAATGAAAACTAACGTCCGAGCTGCGATCCATCTGACAACCCTAGCAACTCCTCATTTGATAAAAACGAAAGGGAACATCATTAACACGTCTAGTATTGGGTCTCTTCGCGTCCCTCAAGTAACGACGCACGTAACTTACAGCGTTTCAAAAGCAGCTTTGGATCATTTCACGCGCTGCGCTGCCTTAGAACTGGCACCATCAGGAGTTAGAGTGAACAGCGTCAATCCAGGACCAGTGAGAACAGATATTCTACAAAATTCTGGAATACAAAACCCCGATGATGTGTGGGAAAAACTCAAAAGCGGTACAGCCCTGAACAGGATTGGAGAGCCTGAAGAAATAGCTGAACTCATGTTGTTTTTGGCCAGTGAAAAAGCGAGGAGCATTACTGGGTCTATTTATGTATCTGACAATGGATTTTTGCTTAAAAATTAG